One Pseudoalteromonas sp. UG3-2 DNA window includes the following coding sequences:
- a CDS encoding S8 family peptidase, translating into MKHNPVQVVLNPQRYIGPREINPNGSYEDFYGGKDDEFKVHRASLLRQVEYAKRVVENGSVGGAVLKVELNPSALAKSHRPVDRLFPHNKSPHIGGTKIGTMLFQVSSKSIEWLEYKIDLAEDLSNLVEDKSTGKKKYKPSAERSEVGAIDKISVYESLDRLGFPLESAEEWLAEGNTIGKGYFVELFEYSDNVRPEYSISSSKVLDCRYELYQSLLRLGAGVVASKASEAIENSNIIYIRLYKPWACEAHIDFDNVKRMKHLDFDLFDEDFSRHELLLQILLKNPLVKKVSLPPKLSRSESSHILSSEKVEVIEKADSESYPKVGLIDSGIRSRNLQTWVIGDSIGFNERDCDPNHASQVASLLVKAKRMNSHLEGIEDDGCEIYDIWAPIHLERNSFHQYFDGYGEFFDWLDAEVGAARRKGVRIFNFSVNLRELVKDDSYSFAASQVDRISKKHDVIFVVSAGNLDPIDYRSKWPTQSSIISDIDRIQQPAEAISAVTVGAINPPGTPDIEPGSPTIYSRRGPGVGTGVKPDVVHYGGFISDNSGTGLFSENSTEQILHDAGTSFAAPLVAKTLAAIEHRLNRTVSRNTLLAMLIHHSNLPEAVNVKSVTKEVMRRFVGFGKPSPSEEMLLTDDHAITIAFEGELKIRQDAEFYFDWPSSLITDEGKCRGKATLTLAYDPIVNTKFGSEYCRVNVNATLQQNTYLKPSDEWRFRKKGDSVWVSRTPVSKESSEKHRIEHGLKWWPIKKFVQFSKSGVGKSRNWRLKVDSLEREAGSFPSEGVKFCAMLTIEDDQKKSHRVFDEVNQSLISSGVQVMPIEVDQRLKVKGD; encoded by the coding sequence ATGAAACATAACCCAGTCCAAGTTGTTCTGAATCCTCAGCGCTATATTGGTCCTCGTGAGATTAATCCAAATGGTTCTTACGAGGACTTTTACGGTGGTAAGGATGACGAGTTTAAAGTGCATAGAGCATCTTTGTTGAGGCAAGTCGAGTACGCGAAGAGAGTTGTAGAAAATGGTAGTGTTGGAGGGGCTGTTCTAAAAGTTGAACTAAACCCTTCAGCACTTGCTAAATCACATCGACCAGTTGATCGACTTTTTCCGCATAACAAATCGCCTCACATTGGCGGAACTAAGATTGGTACGATGTTGTTTCAGGTATCCAGCAAATCGATAGAGTGGTTAGAGTATAAAATTGATTTGGCAGAAGATTTATCTAATTTAGTGGAAGACAAATCTACTGGAAAAAAGAAATATAAGCCTTCCGCTGAAAGAAGTGAAGTTGGTGCAATAGATAAGATATCTGTATACGAAAGTTTGGATAGATTAGGCTTCCCATTAGAAAGCGCAGAAGAGTGGTTGGCGGAGGGAAATACGATAGGAAAGGGGTATTTCGTTGAGCTATTTGAATATTCTGACAATGTTCGACCTGAATATTCTATTAGTTCCTCAAAAGTCTTAGATTGTAGATATGAGCTATATCAATCACTGTTGCGATTAGGGGCTGGGGTCGTGGCATCAAAAGCAAGTGAAGCAATTGAAAACTCTAATATTATATATATAAGGCTTTACAAGCCTTGGGCTTGTGAAGCCCATATTGACTTCGACAATGTAAAACGGATGAAGCACCTCGATTTTGACTTGTTTGATGAAGACTTCTCGCGACATGAGCTGTTATTACAAATTTTACTTAAAAATCCTTTAGTTAAAAAGGTGTCTTTGCCGCCCAAACTATCGAGATCAGAATCATCTCATATTTTAAGCAGTGAGAAAGTAGAGGTAATAGAGAAAGCCGATTCTGAGTCTTATCCCAAAGTGGGTTTGATTGATTCAGGCATCAGAAGTCGCAATTTGCAAACTTGGGTAATTGGTGACTCGATAGGATTTAACGAGAGAGACTGTGATCCAAACCATGCGTCGCAAGTTGCGAGCTTGTTGGTAAAAGCGAAGCGAATGAACTCTCATTTAGAGGGAATCGAAGACGATGGTTGTGAAATATACGATATTTGGGCTCCAATACATCTCGAGAGAAACAGTTTTCATCAATACTTTGATGGGTACGGTGAGTTTTTTGATTGGCTTGATGCTGAAGTGGGAGCTGCAAGAAGAAAAGGAGTAAGAATCTTTAACTTTAGCGTGAATCTAAGAGAGCTGGTTAAAGATGATAGTTACAGCTTCGCAGCCTCGCAGGTAGATCGAATTTCTAAGAAACACGATGTTATTTTTGTAGTGTCTGCAGGAAACCTTGATCCCATTGATTATCGCTCCAAGTGGCCTACGCAGTCTTCGATTATATCGGATATTGACAGAATTCAGCAGCCAGCAGAGGCAATTAGTGCTGTTACAGTTGGTGCAATCAACCCTCCAGGAACTCCTGATATAGAGCCAGGATCACCTACTATTTATTCTAGACGAGGTCCAGGTGTTGGAACGGGAGTAAAGCCTGATGTAGTCCACTACGGGGGCTTTATTTCTGACAACAGTGGCACAGGGTTGTTTTCGGAAAACTCTACCGAGCAAATTCTGCATGATGCTGGAACCAGTTTTGCTGCTCCGCTGGTCGCAAAAACATTAGCAGCTATTGAGCACCGTTTAAATAGAACAGTCTCTAGAAATACTTTGTTGGCAATGTTGATCCATCACTCTAATTTACCAGAAGCCGTAAATGTTAAAAGTGTGACGAAAGAAGTTATGAGGCGTTTTGTTGGATTTGGCAAGCCATCTCCTTCTGAAGAGATGTTGTTGACTGATGATCATGCAATTACAATTGCTTTTGAAGGGGAGCTAAAAATTAGGCAAGACGCCGAATTTTACTTTGATTGGCCTAGTAGTTTGATCACTGATGAAGGGAAATGCCGCGGTAAAGCAACTTTGACTCTAGCCTATGATCCAATTGTGAACACTAAGTTTGGTTCAGAATATTGTAGAGTAAATGTGAATGCTACCTTACAGCAAAATACCTATTTAAAGCCTAGTGATGAATGGAGATTTAGGAAAAAAGGGGATTCTGTGTGGGTTTCTCGAACCCCTGTATCCAAAGAGTCGAGTGAGAAACATCGCATAGAGCATGGGCTTAAATGGTGGCCAATTAAAAAGTTCGTTCAATTTTCAAAATCAGGAGTCGGTAAATCTCGTAACTGGAGGTTAAAAGTTGACTCACTTGAAAGAGAAGCTGGTAGCTTTCCATCGGAAGGGGTTAAGTTCTGTGCAATGCTGACGATAGAAGACGATCAAAAAAAGTCACATCGTGTTTTTGATGAAGTTAATCAATCACTTATATCTAGTGGTGTGCAAGTCATGCCAATAGAAGTTGATCAAAGATTGAAAGTTAAGGGTGACTAA
- a CDS encoding substrate-binding periplasmic protein — MKLLLGLSMLGQLTTTTATHTPTQSVVLSYPTGGYPPYTTAAGKGLIVDKVRTLANKLGYQLEIVQLPAARTDSFSQFQIDCRTKSKALVTNPEQYLWSEHLVTMNDVLVTSANSRYSATNVHEFAEKGGLLGLVNGFSYPQLESILPSIDFTRAGDVQSVVAMLLRQRVDGIIIDERVFLHQLNLRDLSPLDFTLSPPLASYSFRLQCAKTAAAEAFIKALNAQLP, encoded by the coding sequence ATGAAACTGCTTTTAGGTCTGAGCATGTTAGGCCAACTGACCACCACTACGGCAACACACACTCCAACTCAGAGCGTTGTATTAAGTTACCCAACCGGCGGCTATCCTCCTTATACCACAGCCGCTGGCAAAGGGCTTATTGTTGATAAGGTGCGCACGTTGGCCAATAAGCTGGGTTATCAACTAGAAATAGTTCAATTACCCGCAGCTAGAACCGATTCCTTTTCGCAGTTTCAAATAGACTGTCGCACCAAGTCTAAGGCGCTAGTGACGAACCCAGAACAATACCTTTGGAGTGAACACCTAGTTACCATGAATGATGTTCTGGTTACCTCGGCGAATAGCCGTTATAGCGCAACCAATGTGCACGAATTTGCAGAAAAAGGGGGGTTGCTGGGTTTAGTTAATGGCTTCAGCTACCCACAATTAGAGTCCATACTGCCAAGCATAGACTTTACTCGAGCGGGTGATGTTCAAAGTGTGGTTGCAATGTTGCTGCGCCAACGTGTCGACGGCATCATTATTGATGAACGGGTGTTTTTGCATCAGCTTAATCTGCGCGATCTCAGCCCACTTGATTTCACCCTCAGTCCACCACTTGCCAGTTATTCATTTCGTTTACAGTGCGCTAAAACCGCAGCTGCAGAAGCTTTTATAAAGGCGCTAAATGCGCAATTACCTTAA